In one Pseudomonas sp. Bout1 genomic region, the following are encoded:
- a CDS encoding response regulator transcription factor — protein sequence MKETSDKPLRIVLADDHPIFLIGLRAVLERDERLTIVGEANSPLALGELLQHCACDILVTDFMMPAEPQADGLRLIEQLRRHHPALPIVVVTMLNNAGLFHAILELGVMGLLSKASLADELPEAIRQVRQHRRYVARTISQSLNQAGVERVHSQDQLSPRELEVIRLLAGGLTVGEIAANLHRSKQTVSAQKVSAMRKLGLSNDAALFIYVQEHGLA from the coding sequence TTGAAAGAAACGTCTGACAAGCCATTGCGCATCGTCCTCGCCGACGACCACCCGATTTTCCTCATCGGTCTGCGGGCGGTCCTGGAACGTGACGAGAGGCTAACCATCGTCGGTGAAGCCAACTCACCCCTGGCCCTTGGCGAACTGCTGCAACATTGTGCCTGTGACATTCTGGTCACTGACTTCATGATGCCCGCCGAGCCCCAGGCCGATGGCTTGCGCCTGATTGAACAACTGCGCCGGCATCACCCGGCCCTGCCCATCGTGGTGGTGACCATGCTCAATAACGCCGGGTTGTTTCACGCCATCCTGGAGCTGGGCGTCATGGGCCTGCTGAGTAAGGCCAGTCTCGCGGACGAATTGCCTGAAGCGATCCGCCAGGTGCGCCAGCACAGGCGTTATGTGGCCCGGACCATCAGTCAGTCACTGAACCAGGCGGGCGTCGAGCGCGTTCATTCCCAGGATCAACTCTCACCCCGTGAACTGGAAGTGATCCGCCTGCTGGCCGGCGGTTTGACAGTAGGCGAAATCGCCGCGAATTTGCATCGCAGCAAGCAGACCGTCAGCGCACAAAAAGTCAGCGCCATGCGCAAGCTGGGCCTGAGCAATGACGCGGCGTTATTTATCTATGTGCAGGAACACGGGTTGGCCTAG
- a CDS encoding DUF3509 domain-containing protein, whose amino-acid sequence MESISLLLGEALSPYQVTLTTSGVQGECLVTVKNPAGAIVVEREVDQVQLTDKRALVDVVDCLHRDLMIAEGRLEPSVIAALRNAALTRPIACA is encoded by the coding sequence ATGGAAAGTATCAGCCTATTGCTCGGTGAAGCACTGAGCCCTTATCAGGTCACGCTGACCACCTCGGGTGTGCAGGGCGAATGCCTGGTAACCGTAAAGAATCCTGCCGGTGCCATCGTGGTCGAGCGTGAAGTCGACCAGGTGCAATTGACCGACAAGCGTGCATTGGTGGATGTGGTGGATTGTTTGCACCGCGACCTGATGATTGCCGAAGGGCGCCTGGAACCCTCGGTCATAGCAGCCCTGCGCAATGCGGCCCTGACGCGGCCGATAGCTTGCGCATGA
- a CDS encoding TIGR02285 family protein — MARRCIIRLCLLGSLLGGWPLSSQAHDTLIWLLRDLPPVTIFEGPQKGQGALDQLLPILAEHMPEYRQQILHVNRARGMQMLRDPGTLTCDPSLLWTAERAKTIVFSAQAFASVSNGVTIRESQRAVLAPFVVNGAFDLEAFLNAREARLGIVAERSYGTFIDQALTHASPHKLAPHYGNDALGSLLQMQRKGRLEALLGYWTEVRYQALQQGIDPQDLIFYPIKGTPPYQLTRIACTDNPAGRAAIERIDQVLHEIPQEQLRQSYASWLDPVMREQYLNDNPTFFQDAPAP; from the coding sequence ATGGCCCGGCGCTGCATCATTCGACTCTGCCTGCTGGGCTCACTGCTCGGCGGTTGGCCACTGTCGAGCCAGGCCCACGACACCTTGATCTGGCTGTTGCGTGACCTGCCGCCGGTGACGATTTTCGAAGGCCCGCAAAAGGGCCAGGGAGCCCTCGACCAACTGCTGCCGATACTCGCCGAGCATATGCCGGAGTACCGGCAGCAGATCCTCCACGTGAACCGCGCGCGCGGCATGCAAATGCTCCGCGACCCCGGCACGCTGACCTGCGACCCCTCTTTGCTGTGGACGGCAGAGCGCGCGAAAACCATTGTGTTTTCCGCCCAGGCCTTTGCGTCGGTGAGCAATGGCGTGACGATCCGCGAGAGTCAACGGGCGGTGCTGGCGCCATTTGTAGTGAATGGCGCGTTTGACCTGGAGGCGTTCTTGAATGCCCGGGAAGCGCGCCTTGGTATCGTCGCCGAGCGCAGCTATGGCACCTTCATTGATCAAGCGCTGACGCACGCCAGCCCTCACAAACTGGCACCGCACTACGGCAATGACGCCCTCGGCAGCCTGCTGCAAATGCAACGCAAAGGGCGGCTGGAAGCCCTGCTGGGTTACTGGACAGAAGTTCGTTATCAGGCGCTGCAACAGGGCATCGACCCCCAGGACCTGATCTTCTACCCCATCAAGGGTACGCCGCCGTATCAACTGACCCGTATTGCTTGCACTGACAACCCGGCGGGCCGCGCGGCCATTGAGCGGATCGACCAAGTGTTGCACGAGATCCCGCAGGAACAACTGCGACAGTCCTACGCCTCGTGGCTCGACCCGGTCATGCGCGAGCAATACTTGAACGACAACCCGACGTTTTTCCAGGATGCCCCGGCCCCCTGA